The sequence below is a genomic window from Dromaius novaehollandiae isolate bDroNov1 chromosome 7, bDroNov1.hap1, whole genome shotgun sequence.
CACCACCCGCCACTTGGCCGTGTCCTCACCGCCAATGCGCTCGTAGCACACCGTGCCGTTGCTAGGTGAGGGGAAGGCCTCACGGAAGAGCAGAacaggcagggagagcaggacgGAGAAGACCCAGATGCCCAAGCAGACAAACTTAACCCAGTGCCTCTTCTCACCCGCGGCCCGGGTGGCATAGACGATGGCCAGGTAGCGGTCCACACTGATGCAAGCCAGCAGCAGGATACCACTGTAGAAGTTGGCCTCCTGCAGCACAGAGATGGCCTTGCACATCACAGTGCCAAAAACCCACTCGTGGGCCCGGTAGGCAGCCCAGAGCGGCAGGCTGAAGGCGAAAAGCAGGTCTGCCACAGCCAGGTTGAGCAGGTAGACATCGGTGACAGAGCGGTTTGTGTGGCTGGAGgtcaccaccaacaccaccagcCCATTCCCCACCACACTGAGGAGGAAGACGAGGCAGTAGATCACCACCACCAGGTACTTATTGAGGACAGAGCTATCAGGCCGGCACGGGGAGGAGGAGATAGCGGTGTCGGGCATGGCAGTGCTGTAGTCGTAGGTGTAGTTGTAGAGTAAGAAGAGATCAGAGAGATCCCCGTTGAAGGAGATCGTGTCCATTTTGCCTGCAAGGCACAAAGGCATCGTGAGTGCAAGGTGGGAGCATGGCCTGAGCCAGAGGTGGCAGCATCTCTGGGTCCCCCACAGCTCCATCCCCCAGCAATGCCCCTCGATCCCTCTGCTGTGCCCCATGTCCAAGCTGTGCCAGGTAATGGGCAGTGCTACATGTGGACACTGTCACCCATGTGTCCCCTTGTACAACACCCCCAGGGCCCCTCTGGTAGCTCAGTTCCCTCCTGCCTTCAAGCCTTTCTCCCAGGGCAGAACCTGACCTGTCATCTCCTCCCAGACCACGTCTGCAGCTCTGAATTGGCATGGTCCCAGGGCCATGCAGCTGCCAGGAAGAGCCCAGTTCCCCCCAGGCCAGGCAATGTTTGCTTGTCAATCCCACACCAGAAACAGCACCAAGGACAGGCCAGTCCTCAGGTAAAGACCAGCCAAATCTTGTTGCAGCCCTGTCCCTTCCCTGTCCCCCTCATTCTCCCCTCACACAAAGGCAGGATTTCCTGATCAGCACATGTATCTTCCCGGGTCCCCACCACCAATCGACCTTCTCATCTCGGGGTGGGGGCTCCCCATCAATGCAGCACCTCTGCTTGAGTTCAGTCCCCTCCAGGAGGCACCTGGGCCCTCGAGCATCCCTGGGTCCCTCTGGCTTGTGTTGGTCCTTCAAGCACCTCTGAGCTCTTTGGGCATTTCTGCATCCTTCAAGTACCTCTGGATTCCTCCAGCATCCCCAGCCCTTCGAGCATCTCTCTGCTGACTCTACCCCTTCTGCCACCCTGCTCAGCAGTGGTGCTAGAGTCGCGGTGTCAGGGACAGAGTGGAATTGGGAAGGTCTGAAGGCAATTTCatgcttttcttctccccccagGTCCTGTCCCTGTGTGATGGGTTTCACCCCTGGGACGGAAGGATGTATTGCCCTTTGCAGGCGGCTTTGGAAACATTGCACATCTCTGGTTTTCCTGTTCCTCTGCCCAGTACTGCCAGCTATCCCCATGCCCCTTTAGCTCTGCCATGGTGGGGAAATCATAGCTGACAGTTGCTTTTTTGTGTCTTCTGGCATTTAGGACATTGCCTACGCACACCATCCACACTTCCCTGAAGACTATAGGGTTTCATCTTTCTCCCACTGTGGACTGAGGTTTCCTTTTCACTCCAGTTTCGTGCCTCTGTCCCATTTCCCGGCCCCCTCTCCCCATCTGTGCTTGGAGTTGCCAGGCCTCTCGgggggtgctgctgccccacGGTGCTGGAAGCCCTGGCCATGAGCTGGCCTGGTTTGAACCGAACCACTCTGCCTGGGAACAACTTTCCCCTTCCGTCCAGCGGGGATTTCCCCACTGCAacttctgctgctgcctctgcccttCTTCTGGGCCTCTCCGCAAGAAgcccagctctgtcttctctgcagacCCCATAGGAGagctgaagacagcaattagATGCCCCCTacaccttctcttctcccagctggacaaacccagctccctccatctcccctttTATGTCCTGTGCTCCAAACCCTGTGGCTAGAGCAGCTCCAGTTTGTCACAACCTCCTGTAccgggagcccagagctggactcAGTGCCCAGTTGGGCTCCCACCAGTGCCCATGGAGGGACAAACCCTCCCGGgctctgccagctctgctcctgcgGAGATCCCGCTCCATCTCCCTGGGGGGCACTGCTGGTGCCCAAGGGGAGGGTCCccggggcagggctgctcaggcTTCCCAGCCGCCGCGGACACCAGGCAGAGCCAGACGCTTGCGCCCAGGGTAGAAGAGAAGCGCTTCCCCTTGGGGTATTTTTGGCTTCTTGTTTTGACTCCCTCACAAAATCCCTGCGGTTCCTCTGGGGACCAGATTTTCCCCAcccctcccaccaccctgccGTGGGTATCAGActcccggcccagccccgggctGCTCGGGAGAACAAGAAGCACCCAGtttcctccccaagcctgccGCCGTGGAAGTCCTGCCTGTGAAGCAGCTGCCCAGCAGGTCCCTttgtggggggaaggagggacagggcGTGGGGAAACATCCTCCCAGCCCACCGCCAAGCGCGAAGGAAATGGGAGCAGGTGCTTTCGCCCGCAACACCTGCACTGCCCGGCCCCCAGGAAGGGAAGGATTTGCCCCCATTCAGGAGCCAGCCGAGACCAGCCCCAGATGCAGCCCCCCGGGGCTCCTTCTCCGCCACGTCCGGCATCCCCCCTGCAAGGCCACCCAGCCCTCGGGGCCGGCCGGACCCAGGAGACCATCCCGGTGCGGTGGGTCCAAAAcgctggggcaggcagcagctTAGCCGTGGAGCTCGAGGGCTGGCAAAGCCGAAGGAAACCCCGGGCTCTAGTGCAGCATCCTTGAGGACTCACCGGTCGCTTCCTTAGCTGGCTCCCCTCAAGTCCAGAGTCTTTTGCCCTTCCCAGTCCTGTTCTTGTCAGGAAGCTCCCCAGGGATTTTGCCAGTCCTCCCTCCCCACAGTCTCGCTCTCCGCTGCAGGCTGACGTGGGGACGAACCTGGGCTCCGGAGCGGAGCGTGGAGGGAGCGCAGAGCGCCGGGGGCACGAGGGGCCCAAGGAGGCCCGCCACGCTTCGGCTCCCCGGCGCCTGCCAGCAGAGCCAGAGGGTCCCTCACCTGCGCCGCTGTCCGCGCCGCGGTGCCCCGCGCTGCTCCTCCGCCGGCCGATTTATGCCACCCATGGAGGAAGAGAGGTTGCAAAACCACCGTGCAGCCCAGAGAGGAAGTGGCAGCCAGGAGGGACTCTTTCCCGGCTCCCGGACTGCCTCCCCtcgggctgggggcagctgggcagccccctgccacccccctgccccatggcggggGACCGCAGCGCCCTCGGCCACCCAGCAGCGGGTCGCAGGTGGGCACACACGGAGGGGGATCGCGTCCGACCTGCAGCGATCGCCCCGGGGGTGCCAGCACCGCGAGCCCTGGGGCCTGGGTCCAGCCTGGGGGtgtgtggagaacagacaaggcactgtttactccaaaggcttgctgaagaggggaaggtatcactgttcacagatggggagtgggaccgggcgtaGGCCAAGCAGTCTCTCCCTGCCCGTGGACACAcgccccagcttgtgcaggatatgataacaatgcctttgtcaccacctctgctattatctgctaccaaccacttgcagcctaaactaatgtcaagagcctgacccacaccaaagctgcctcataggtcaagtgaaaaggggaattaatatctacaactacatgctgatcaggcatgagaacccatgatggggggcctccactatttagttctctaaatctgaagggtggaaacctttgtcacaagttttcattaatttcttttcccttctcttttgaaaacccagtcagcgggttgagcccagaggagtgtgtcagagtgacataggttctggctactgataaggatgccaagaaacctaatcacaatagacatgcgccttagaagcatataaaatgtgataacaacagctctttggagctccctctcagctggtctgggaccccccgccttattgcgtcctgcacacttgagaccctcgcccgacatggaacaggtcgtattacccctgcttgctctgtatgtagtgtagtgtggtatttttaccctgttaaattacggaacttgctatattgtttaaactctcttgcttaaggatactggtgtacttaataaatatctgaaacctgataaccgcctggctgtttggtcagtgaagtgttaaaagaaaaatacaagtcaccccgctggccacgaGCAGTGTTTGTGACAGGGTacccccagctcccccagcctccccaCAAGGCCACAGGGCCCCtcgcctgccccacggcgggctCTCACTCCGGTCAGCCAGCCAAGAGGAGGACGCGGCTCCATCCCTCAGTTTCCCCATTGACAGAGCCAAGATTCACCTCCCACGGACAGCAGTGCCACGGGGATGCCCGcggggggagcagagctggaCCCTGGTCCGGGCGTCCCCCTGGGCActgggagcgggagcaggcgGGAAGCCCCCTCCCCAGTGCCCTGAGGCTGCTTCGCCCCACGGGACCCCAGCCCCGCTGCTGGGGGGGCACCCGTCCCCACTCGCTGCTACCTGCCGTGCCCCCCAGGGCCACgcgctgccccacagcagggctccAGCCCCCAAAACTGCCCTCCCTGGctggggggggctgagccccacACAAAACACAGGCAGAGCCATCCCTGGCCCTGGGGCTCAGGAGCACGGCAGGGCATGGCTGGGCCGTGTGTCTCCGCCATGGGGCTGGCTGGCTCCCGGAGTGGGGCCGACCCAGCGTGCAGCCGAACACGCATGCCCCAGGGGCGCTGAGCCTGCGTGCACAggtgagctggggggggggggggggcggctctggGGCTGCACCCCCAAACCCCGCAGCTCCCCGGCATCCCAGCTGACCCCCCGCCCCAGGCACCCCCTTGGTGCTCCCAAACCCTTGGGGCGCCCCCAAACCCCCATGTCTGCCTGGGGCACCCACGTGGCCCCCCTCTGGCACCTTGTTTGCTGCATGGGGGGCCCCCCCTGCTTTGGGGGGCCTCGGGGCACCCCATGCTCCCTTGGGATGCCTGAATGCCCTGGGGGCCCCCCTGCTTTTGGGGACCCCCCGGGGCACACCCACGCTTTTGGGGCAGCCCTTACCCTGGGGTGCTCCCAAACTTTGCAGGACCCCATAACCCTGGGGGCACCCCTGTCCCCTGGGGGCACCCCACACTTTTGGGGACCCCATAACCCTGTGTAtcccccacagccccccggggcacccgtgccccctgggggcaccCCATGCTTGTggggccccccggggcccccacACACACTTTGGGGGCCCCCCACTTTCCTGGGGCACCCCCACATGGTTGGGGACCCCCTCCCCCGTCCCCTGGGGCACCCCCGGGCCCCGGGCGCCCCCCACACTTTGGGGCACCCCCACCGGGCAGTcccgccccccgcgctcccgtgggcggggccggcgggccgtcacgcggcgggaggggcggggcgcggagcggggagcgcgcgcgcaggcgccgccgccgcccggctccgccgccgccgggccggaaGTGACGCGCGCGCCCGAGAGCGGAAGCGGCGGCGCAGGCTCGGGCGGGTCCCCGGTGCGCGCAGCGGGCTCGGCTCCCTCCGGCCTCGGCGCCCTGAGAGCCCGCGCCCCCTTCCCCGGTACCGACATGATCCTGCTCGAGGTCAACAACCGCATCATCGAGGAGACCCTCACGCTCAAGTtcgagggcgccgccgccgggtaGGGCcggggggcagggccgggcctggctggggcggggacagggacaggggcaggggcaggggcaggggcggcggggcctggctggggcggggacaggggcaggggcaggggcggccgggcctggcgggggcggcggggccggggccgggcgtgCGGGAGGGGCTGGCGGGAGCAGAGCTGTGACAGGAGGAGAACCAGGGCCGACGGGGGGTGACGGGGCTCGTcggggagggccggggccggggcgggatgGAGTCCTGGGAGGCGACGGGACTGGTCCGGGAGGGCTCGTGCCGGGGCAGCGTGGTGGATGGCAGGGCTGGGCTAGTGCCGGCGTTGGATGGGGACCTGCGGAGTGACGCGCTGGGAGCAGAGCCATAGGAAAGGTCCAGGTGGGGGGTGTTGGTACTAGCGCAAGATGGGCGCCTGGGGGACGGTGGGGCTGGTccgggggagggggcagagctgCAAGCGGGTTGACCTGGGCTGGGGGAACAAAGCTGGTGGCGGGGGCAGGAGTTCGTTAGAGCAAGGGTAGAGTTAAGGCCTGCAGGATGAGGGGGCAAAGTTGGGCAGGCAGAACTAGAGAAGGGAGCCAACCTGGCTGGTGGTAGGGCAGTGTGGAGGcctgggggaagaggaaggggctGGAGAGAGTATAGAGAGCTCAAGAGAGGAGAGCTGAGGGGGTGGTGTTGAGGCAGGCTGTGAGGGTGGGGGGGCTGGGCTAGGGGAACaaagctgggggaggggggcttGTGAAGGAGGGAACTGGGCTGAGGACATTGGGGATGAGGGGTTTGGGCTTGGGAAGGAGGAGCTGGCTGTAAAGATCAAGTTACTGTAAGTGAAGATGATGAGTAGGgctgagagaaaaagaagagggatTGGTTGCCTTAAGGGGCTCGAGATAGTGAGAGGAATGGTGATGGCGCAAGGTCTGGGGGGTCATGGGGGCTGGGATAGGAAGCAAAGCTGGGAAGCAGAGctgagggaaaaaggaaaggcaagATGGATGGGACTGTGGGGCCAGTTTTGGGGCAAGGAAGGATGCtcaagacagagctgctgctggggaggaggTGGGTTTATAGGGATGTTTGTTGTGGGGTTTCAGGTTTATTCTGACAAAGTAACCTGCATCAGAACAGGCCCAGTTTAGGCTTTGTGAGTGTCCTGGCCCCAAGGGGCAGCCTGGTTTGCACCTGTACCTCAGGCTGGGAAAGTTCAGTCCCTACGGAGCCAGTGGCTATTTTACTGAGAGCGTTACACTAGCCTCAGTGCAGAGGCTGTAAAGGTGCTTATCTGAGCACAATTTAGCTGTGGAAGACAGTCACTTGGTACAGATGTCCTTATCTTTAGGCAAGCTACCCATGCTCTCCCTGTGCTGTGTGATGGTGTGACTAACGCAGGGCACCTTCATGTGTAGACAAAGccttgaaaaacaaaatgcagtagTGTTATCTCTGGGGTGGAGCCTGTGTTCAAAGAGCAGGGGCTGAGCTGCCTGGGAGGAGACCCCCTAGGCAGGTGTCTTTTTCTGTGTCACCTTTTCCTTAAGTTGCTTTTGAagctcttctgccttttgcattcAGAACTTTGACAGAGGCCATTTCCTCTGGTTTACCCTTTCAGCTGACTTCTGTGTTggttcttgctctttttttttcataaaataaccCCACAGACTGCACTGCTTTGTGGGATCGGTGAGCTGCTTGCCTCTGCAGTCAGGATTTTGTTCTTCCTGAGCGTGCTCATTTAATGCAACAAGTTTCTCCAAAGCACAGGCACCACGCTGGGAAGAGAGAACTCGCAGGTGACTGTGCTATGGTCTTGCAGCTGCGTCCATTAGAAAACATTGTGTGTGTGGAGGTTAATAGTGTGTGTCAAAAATGCTCGTTCATCATAAGTTCATACTGAGGCACTCTTCCTGTTGGAGCAAGAGAATGCACCTATGTCCTTAGGTTGATCTAAATGCAGCAGTTGCAGTGGAGGTGGCAGTTTGCAGCTAGCAAAAGGCTACATGCACCTCGAAATCCTGGCTTCGTGCAACTGGAACTGGGGTTACTCATTCTGCAACAGTGTGCAGGCCTGCAAAGTTTCCATTTTGCTGTACAGCAAAGCCTCACTTCTGTATCGCCACACTCGCCTGGCATACCAGTTGTTCCTGGATTGATTCCTCTTGGTTGCTGTTAGTGTGGTTGATGATACCCTGCCTCTTCTTCATCTACAGGTTGTTCTTTTGTTTAGGAAAACAACAAACTAGATGTTGTTTCTATATAATTTCTGTGCCTTGGGTATGTTGCTGTATGAGAGGAAGTTATttacttctgcattttcttttgtgcttgTGCTGAGGCCCTCCTGTCCAGGCAAGCACAGGGTGGAGACAAAAGTCTGAGACACATGGAGaggtgtacttttttttcctcctagtttCAAATCTTCTTGCGGGTGGGTGTTACTCAGTATTTATTCGTGTGAGattttttctccctccagccACAGTTCCAGGGTGATTCCTGTGGTGCTGAGCATGGGGGGAGGGGCAGAAGGGGGAAGGATTTGCTGTATTTCACTATTTTGCTGATTGTTTTCCTGAGGTGTGTCTTGGGGACAGACGCAGGGCAGTCAGAGCAAAGACAAGCCTTAAGGGATACAGTGATTGAGAGGAGTGAGTCTGGGCATTCAGACAGAGTTTTTCTTGAGTTATTTGCTCTAAAATGGGAATTGGGCAGATGCAGTATACGTATTTGTCTGCAGCGGTTATCTTAGGTGTGCCTAGTGGCTTCAGCACTGGTTTGGGAATCTGACAGAGCAGGGTTTGTTTCCAAATCCTTTGCCAGCAACTTGTTTTTGGTAAGGCTTGTGTCACTTCCCTCTGCTTTGCCTGGCCATGCTATGGGGATGATTCAACAGCCTCCCTGCAGAGCATTCCTAGACCTTCAGGTGAGAGAAATCTTGTATTTCACCATGTTGTGTAGAAC
It includes:
- the LOC112997270 gene encoding C-X-C chemokine receptor type 1-like, with amino-acid sequence MDTISFNGDLSDLFLLYNYTYDYSTAMPDTAISSSPCRPDSSVLNKYLVVVIYCLVFLLSVVGNGLVVLVVTSSHTNRSVTDVYLLNLAVADLLFAFSLPLWAAYRAHEWVFGTVMCKAISVLQEANFYSGILLLACISVDRYLAIVYATRAAGEKRHWVKFVCLGIWVFSVLLSLPVLLFREAFPSPSNGTVCYERIGGEDTAKWRVVLRVLPQTFGFAVPLLVMLFCYGVTVHTLLQTKNAQKQRAMKVILAVVLVFLICWLPYNITLVSDTLMRTRAIAETCERRNRIDTALSVTQVLGFAHSCINPFIYAFIGQKFRNSFLKILVQRGLISKDALARYGRSSYASSSANTSTTL